The following coding sequences lie in one Stenotrophomonas rhizophila genomic window:
- a CDS encoding pentapeptide repeat-containing protein encodes MTTAIFRDDTITRARMQTIIAAHPRAAVFEGCNFDQGDFSRLDMDGFQFNQCSVAGANWLAASLEESQWLKCRGGQCDFSSALLSDARFSHCDLNNSHWRRATLSSVQFHDCKLTGVHLQEVTGWALEFRDCLLVSADLRGLSFRKADLQGMDFSDAELSGFDFRDAVFSGGSLRNAQTRLTRFEGADLRGTDISGLNVMDAKLFKKAVISQQQAAAALAAFGLIVA; translated from the coding sequence ATGACCACCGCCATTTTCCGCGACGACACCATCACCCGCGCGCGCATGCAGACGATCATCGCCGCGCATCCGCGTGCCGCCGTCTTCGAGGGCTGCAACTTCGACCAGGGCGACTTTTCGCGACTGGACATGGACGGCTTCCAGTTCAACCAGTGCTCGGTGGCCGGTGCGAACTGGCTGGCCGCGTCGCTGGAAGAAAGCCAGTGGCTGAAGTGCCGGGGCGGGCAGTGCGACTTCAGTTCGGCGCTGCTCAGCGATGCGCGCTTCTCGCATTGTGATCTGAACAACAGTCACTGGCGCCGCGCCACCCTGTCCTCGGTGCAGTTCCACGACTGCAAGCTCACCGGCGTGCACCTGCAGGAAGTGACCGGCTGGGCACTGGAATTCCGCGATTGCCTGCTGGTCAGTGCCGACCTGCGCGGCCTTTCGTTCCGCAAGGCAGACCTGCAGGGCATGGATTTTTCCGATGCGGAGCTGTCCGGCTTTGATTTCCGCGATGCGGTATTCAGCGGCGGCAGCCTGCGCAACGCACAGACCCGGCTGACCCGGTTCGAGGGCGCCGACCTGCGCGGCACCGACATCAGCGGGCTCAACGTGATGGACGCCAAGCTGTTCAAGAAGGCGGTGATTTCGCAGCAGCAGGCGGCCGCCGCGCTGGCCGCGTTCGGGTTGATCGTGGCGTAA
- the map gene encoding type I methionyl aminopeptidase — MSVNLKTPQEIELMRIAGRLASEVLDIVTPYVKPGVTTEELDRICHDHIINVQKATPANVGYRGFPKTVCTSVNNVICHGIPSEAKVLKDGDIVNIDVTVIKDGWHGDTSRMYYAGTPSTMAKRLVDTTYQAMWAGIRAVKPGATLGDIGHAIQSLAEGERFSVVREYCGHGIGKVYHDEPQVVHYGRPGQGLVLQPGMTFTIEPMINEGTRYNKVLPDGWTVVTKDRKLSAQWEHMIAVTETGVDVLTLSPGESQV; from the coding sequence ATGAGCGTGAATCTGAAAACCCCCCAGGAAATCGAACTGATGCGCATCGCCGGCCGCCTGGCCAGCGAGGTGCTCGACATCGTCACCCCGTATGTAAAGCCCGGCGTGACGACCGAAGAGCTGGACCGCATCTGCCACGACCACATCATCAACGTGCAGAAGGCCACGCCGGCCAACGTCGGCTACCGTGGCTTCCCCAAGACGGTCTGCACGTCGGTCAACAACGTGATCTGCCACGGCATTCCCAGCGAAGCCAAGGTCCTCAAGGACGGCGACATCGTCAACATCGATGTCACCGTGATCAAGGACGGCTGGCACGGCGACACCAGCCGCATGTACTACGCCGGTACGCCGTCGACGATGGCCAAGCGTCTGGTCGACACCACCTACCAGGCCATGTGGGCCGGCATCCGTGCGGTCAAGCCGGGCGCCACCCTGGGCGACATCGGCCATGCCATCCAGAGCCTGGCCGAAGGCGAGCGTTTCAGCGTGGTGCGCGAGTACTGCGGCCACGGCATCGGCAAGGTCTACCACGATGAGCCGCAGGTGGTGCATTACGGCCGCCCGGGCCAGGGTCTGGTGCTGCAGCCGGGCATGACCTTCACCATCGAACCGATGATCAACGAGGGCACCCGCTACAACAAGGTGCTGCCCGATGGCTGGACCGTGGTGACCAAGGACCGCAAGTTGTCGGCACAGTGGGAGCACATGATCGCGGTCACCGAGACCGGCGTGGACGTGCTGACCCTCTCGCCCGGCGAATCGCAGGTCTGA
- a CDS encoding tetratricopeptide repeat protein encodes MTLRIGRTAPRVGGIALTLALAACASAPSRTPAALVQAVEAKAVDGRFDSAWEAARTYERFNDPRAVGWYERAAKATPWTFHNPQAEEALGRIWTDGQLLHGDGPHVVQGAALRPSPRRAERWYRAAAEHGNPMAMLMLARFHRERGEAASALRWDLRATIYNHMPSESSRLPQAIAPQDDALHPLVLDIQKRARRGDADAQVDLGTLYETGMGGLPRDGNQALRWYRQAGDQGNVYGQYFSGLLLGRGRAGVTRDLDAAAGWFARAEAQRFYLAGESYWRERIKPPFWTFD; translated from the coding sequence ATGACCCTTCGCATCGGACGCACCGCCCCCCGCGTGGGCGGCATCGCCCTCACCCTTGCCCTGGCCGCCTGCGCCAGCGCGCCGTCACGCACCCCCGCTGCGCTGGTCCAGGCGGTGGAGGCCAAGGCCGTCGACGGCCGCTTCGACAGCGCCTGGGAGGCGGCCCGCACCTATGAACGGTTCAACGACCCACGTGCAGTGGGCTGGTACGAGCGCGCCGCCAAAGCCACGCCGTGGACGTTCCACAATCCCCAGGCCGAAGAGGCGCTGGGCCGGATCTGGACCGACGGCCAGCTGCTGCACGGCGACGGCCCGCACGTGGTCCAGGGCGCCGCGCTGCGCCCCTCGCCGCGCCGGGCCGAGCGCTGGTACCGCGCCGCCGCCGAGCACGGCAACCCGATGGCCATGCTGATGCTGGCCCGGTTCCATCGCGAGCGTGGCGAAGCCGCCAGCGCTTTGCGCTGGGACCTGCGCGCGACGATCTACAACCACATGCCCTCCGAATCGTCGCGGCTGCCGCAGGCCATCGCGCCGCAGGACGACGCACTGCACCCGCTCGTGCTGGACATCCAGAAACGCGCCCGGCGCGGCGACGCCGACGCCCAAGTGGACCTGGGCACGCTGTATGAAACCGGGATGGGCGGCCTGCCCCGCGATGGCAACCAGGCGCTGCGCTGGTACCGCCAGGCAGGCGACCAGGGCAATGTCTACGGGCAGTACTTCAGCGGTCTGCTGCTCGGCCGTGGCCGCGCCGGCGTGACCCGCGACCTGGACGCCGCCGCCGGCTGGTTTGCCAGGGCCGAGGCGCAGCGGTTCTACCTGGCCGGCGAATCGTACTGGCGCGAGCGGATCAAACCGCCCTTCTGGACCTTCGATTGA
- a CDS encoding Csu type fimbrial protein: MRFLRTTVLSLAVASLAAPALAADTTTFNVKIIITKACTITAAAATDVDFGSALSTATTPSNAQGTITAQCSALTPYTVALNAGANAGTANDVTTRRMKNTDVSVTANNFVGYQLYRDAAHTDVWGTTTGTNTAAGIGTGLAQTLNVYGQIANPSVNNAAAGNYQDTITATITY, from the coding sequence ATGCGATTTCTCCGCACTACCGTACTCAGCCTGGCCGTCGCCAGCCTGGCCGCGCCCGCCCTGGCGGCCGATACCACCACCTTCAACGTCAAGATCATCATCACCAAGGCGTGCACGATCACCGCCGCGGCCGCCACCGACGTGGACTTCGGTTCGGCCCTGTCCACCGCCACCACTCCGTCGAACGCGCAGGGCACGATCACCGCCCAGTGCTCGGCGCTGACCCCGTATACGGTTGCCCTCAACGCAGGCGCCAATGCCGGCACGGCCAATGACGTGACCACCCGGCGCATGAAGAACACCGACGTCAGCGTGACCGCCAACAACTTCGTCGGCTACCAGCTGTACCGCGATGCCGCGCATACCGACGTGTGGGGCACCACCACCGGCACCAACACCGCCGCCGGCATCGGCACCGGCCTGGCACAGACGCTCAACGTCTACGGCCAGATCGCCAACCCCAGCGTCAACAACGCCGCTGCGGGCAACTACCAGGACACCATCACCGCCACCATCACCTACTGA
- a CDS encoding [protein-PII] uridylyltransferase yields MLDAPAASVTDLEWSALARQSLQQTDARLYRRFDQGDNIERLLALRARAADHLIRLAWQRCLPAGSGLALFAVGGYGRGELFPRSDIDLLVFGEPGHQRQHEPSLARLFALLWDCGLPVSHAVRSAAECIEASADQTVMTALIESRPLLADEAARLALKAAVNTDGLWPPREFFLAKREELLARHQRFGDTADNLEPDIKDGPGGLRDLNTLGWMALRAFGVRDLEALVGLGHLGADEAAALKRERCALARLRFGLHLVANRPEERLRFDYQKTLAARLGFEDDLESLAVEKMMQGFYRSASVVRRISDRLLQRFEEQFDGEAVPEPVSVGFSLRRGYLAANDARWPQGDIEQVFALFSSWAYNPDVRGLHSLTARALAEALPELPAYTDASVAAREQFMALLRSPRAVDTLARMARLGVLGQWVPAFAQVSGRMQFDLFHVYTVDQHTLMVLRNIGLFASSRADDRFSIAHEVWPRLRKPELLLLAGLFHDIAKGRGGDHSELGAVDARAFCQAHALSTSDTELVAWLVEQHLRMSVTAQKQDISDPEVIHRFATLVGSRDRLDYLYLLTCADIAGTSPKLWNAWKDRLLADLYFAARRALRDGLENQMPAAERVAEARDSVRALVRERGYDDATIDRQFAVMPDESFIRLRPEQLAWQAAALVPVKPGQTLVKVRRITPDDHALEVFVQSPDRDGLFAAIVMTLDRKGYGIHRARVLDGPVDTIFDTFEVTPADSFADGDAPRLEAALRDALAGDLTRLRPSRRVIPRQLRHFRFAPRIEFRDGSDGSPGTRFSLIAPDRPGLLADVAFVLRNQRLRVHDARIATFGERAEDMFVISDEHDHPLTESARQQLHDAMLACLDPDRNAGDPH; encoded by the coding sequence ATGCTGGACGCGCCGGCAGCGTCCGTCACCGACCTGGAATGGTCGGCGCTGGCGCGGCAATCGCTGCAGCAGACCGACGCGCGGCTGTACCGCCGCTTCGACCAGGGCGACAACATCGAGCGCCTGCTGGCGTTGCGCGCGCGTGCGGCCGACCACCTGATCCGGCTGGCCTGGCAGCGTTGCCTGCCGGCCGGTAGCGGCCTGGCGCTGTTTGCCGTGGGCGGTTACGGACGCGGCGAACTGTTCCCGCGCTCGGACATCGACCTGCTGGTCTTCGGCGAGCCCGGTCACCAGCGCCAGCACGAACCCAGCCTGGCGCGGCTGTTCGCGCTGCTCTGGGACTGCGGGCTGCCGGTCAGCCACGCGGTGCGCTCGGCGGCCGAATGCATCGAGGCCAGTGCGGATCAAACCGTGATGACCGCGCTGATCGAGTCGCGGCCGCTGCTGGCCGACGAGGCGGCACGCCTCGCGCTGAAGGCGGCAGTCAACACCGACGGCCTGTGGCCGCCGCGCGAATTCTTCCTGGCCAAGCGCGAAGAGCTGCTTGCCCGCCACCAGCGCTTCGGCGACACCGCCGACAACCTGGAACCGGACATCAAGGACGGCCCGGGTGGGCTGCGTGATCTCAATACGCTGGGCTGGATGGCCCTGCGTGCGTTCGGCGTGCGCGACCTTGAAGCGCTGGTCGGGTTGGGCCATCTGGGCGCCGACGAAGCGGCCGCGCTGAAGCGCGAACGCTGCGCGCTGGCGCGGCTGCGCTTCGGCCTGCATCTGGTGGCCAACCGCCCCGAAGAACGCCTGCGCTTCGACTACCAGAAAACCCTGGCCGCGCGATTGGGCTTCGAGGATGACCTTGAAAGCCTGGCCGTGGAAAAGATGATGCAGGGCTTCTACCGCAGCGCCAGCGTGGTGCGGCGGATCAGCGACCGGCTGCTGCAGCGCTTCGAGGAACAGTTCGACGGCGAAGCGGTGCCCGAGCCGGTCAGCGTGGGCTTCTCGCTGCGCCGCGGCTACCTGGCCGCCAACGACGCGCGCTGGCCGCAGGGCGACATCGAACAAGTGTTCGCGCTGTTCTCCAGCTGGGCCTACAACCCCGATGTGCGCGGCCTGCATTCGCTCACCGCGCGTGCGCTGGCCGAAGCGCTGCCGGAGCTGCCGGCCTACACCGATGCCAGCGTCGCGGCGCGCGAACAGTTCATGGCGCTGCTGCGCAGCCCGCGCGCGGTCGATACGCTGGCACGGATGGCGCGGCTGGGCGTGCTGGGCCAGTGGGTACCAGCCTTCGCGCAGGTGTCCGGGCGCATGCAGTTCGACCTGTTCCATGTATACACCGTGGACCAGCACACGCTGATGGTGCTGCGGAACATCGGCCTGTTCGCCAGCAGCCGCGCCGACGACCGTTTCTCGATCGCCCACGAAGTGTGGCCGCGCCTGCGCAAGCCCGAACTGCTGCTGCTCGCTGGGCTGTTCCATGACATCGCCAAGGGCCGCGGTGGCGACCACTCCGAACTGGGCGCGGTGGATGCGCGCGCGTTCTGCCAGGCGCATGCGCTGAGCACGTCGGACACCGAACTGGTGGCATGGCTGGTGGAACAGCACCTGCGCATGTCGGTGACCGCGCAGAAGCAGGACATCTCCGACCCGGAGGTGATCCACCGTTTCGCCACGCTGGTGGGCAGCCGCGACCGCCTGGACTACCTGTACCTGCTGACCTGTGCCGACATCGCCGGCACCAGCCCCAAGCTGTGGAATGCGTGGAAGGACCGGCTGCTGGCGGACCTGTATTTCGCCGCACGGCGCGCGCTGCGCGACGGCCTGGAAAACCAGATGCCGGCCGCCGAGCGCGTCGCCGAAGCGCGGGATTCGGTGCGTGCGCTGGTGCGCGAGCGCGGCTACGACGACGCCACCATCGATCGCCAGTTCGCGGTGATGCCCGACGAAAGTTTCATCCGCCTGCGCCCGGAGCAGCTGGCCTGGCAGGCCGCCGCACTCGTGCCGGTGAAGCCTGGCCAGACGTTGGTCAAGGTGCGCCGGATCACCCCGGACGACCACGCACTGGAAGTGTTCGTGCAGTCGCCGGACCGCGATGGCCTGTTCGCCGCGATCGTGATGACACTGGACCGCAAGGGCTACGGCATTCACCGTGCGCGCGTGCTGGACGGCCCGGTCGACACCATTTTCGATACCTTCGAAGTGACCCCGGCCGACAGCTTCGCCGACGGTGACGCGCCACGCCTGGAAGCCGCGCTGCGCGATGCGCTGGCCGGCGACCTGACCCGCCTGCGACCTTCGCGGCGGGTGATCCCGCGCCAGCTGCGGCATTTCCGTTTCGCGCCGCGCATCGAGTTCCGCGACGGCAGCGATGGCAGCCCCGGCACCCGTTTCAGCCTGATCGCCCCTGATCGCCCCGGCCTGCTGGCCGACGTGGCGTTCGTGCTGCGCAACCAGCGACTGCGCGTGCACGACGCGCGCATCGCCACCTTCGGCGAGCGCGCCGAAGACATGTTCGTGATCAGCGATGAGCACGACCACCCCCTTACCGAATCTGCCAGGCAGCAGCTGCACGACGCGATGCTCGCGTGCCTGGACCCCGATCGAAACGCCGGAGACCCCCACTGA
- the dapE gene encoding succinyl-diaminopimelate desuccinylase — MSDVLALTCDLIARRSVTPDDAGCQPLLAARLAAAGFHCEHLRLGEVDNLWATHGQGAPVLVLLGHTDVVPTGPVEAWTSDPFDPQIRDGVLYGRGAADMKGSVAAFVVAAEQFVAAHPEHPGTLAVLLTSDEEGDAIDGVRRVADIFRERGQAIDWCITGEPSSTAVLGDLLRVGRRGSLSATLTVKGVQGHVAYPDKARNPIHLAAAALAELTARHWDDGFESFPPTSLQVSNIHAGTGANNVIPGELQVLFNLRYNPHWNAPTLEQATGALLDAHGLDYTLKWHRSGEPFYTPEGTLRRVAREVLGEFAGAPPEESTGGGTSDARFIAPLGAQCIEVGPVNASIHQVDENVRVADLEALPALYQRLIERLLA, encoded by the coding sequence GTGAGCGATGTGCTTGCGCTGACCTGCGACCTGATCGCACGGCGGTCGGTCACCCCCGACGACGCCGGGTGCCAGCCGTTGCTGGCCGCGCGGCTGGCGGCTGCCGGCTTCCACTGCGAACACCTGCGCCTGGGCGAGGTCGACAACCTGTGGGCCACCCATGGCCAAGGCGCGCCGGTGCTGGTGCTGCTCGGGCATACCGACGTGGTGCCGACCGGCCCGGTCGAGGCCTGGACCAGCGATCCGTTCGATCCGCAGATCCGTGATGGCGTGCTGTACGGGCGCGGTGCGGCGGACATGAAAGGCAGCGTGGCCGCGTTCGTGGTGGCCGCCGAGCAGTTCGTGGCTGCCCATCCCGAGCATCCCGGCACGTTGGCCGTGCTGCTGACCAGCGACGAGGAAGGCGATGCCATCGACGGCGTGCGTCGCGTGGCCGACATCTTCCGCGAACGCGGCCAGGCCATCGACTGGTGCATCACCGGTGAGCCGTCCTCCACCGCGGTGCTGGGCGACCTGCTGCGTGTGGGCCGCCGCGGCAGCCTGTCAGCGACGCTGACGGTGAAGGGTGTGCAGGGCCATGTGGCGTATCCGGACAAGGCGCGCAATCCGATCCATCTGGCCGCTGCAGCACTGGCCGAGCTCACCGCACGGCACTGGGACGATGGCTTCGAGAGTTTCCCGCCGACCAGCCTGCAGGTGTCCAACATCCATGCCGGTACCGGGGCCAACAATGTGATTCCGGGCGAGCTGCAGGTGCTGTTCAACCTGCGCTACAACCCGCACTGGAACGCGCCGACGCTGGAGCAGGCCACCGGCGCGCTGCTGGATGCGCATGGCCTGGACTACACGCTGAAGTGGCATCGCAGCGGCGAGCCGTTCTACACCCCGGAAGGCACCCTGCGCCGCGTGGCGCGTGAGGTGCTGGGCGAATTCGCCGGCGCACCGCCGGAAGAAAGCACCGGCGGCGGCACCTCCGACGCGCGCTTCATCGCACCGCTGGGCGCGCAATGCATCGAAGTGGGGCCGGTGAATGCCAGCATCCACCAGGTGGACGAGAACGTGCGGGTCGCGGATCTGGAGGCGCTGCCGGCGTTGTACCAGCGGTTGATAGAGCGTTTGCTCGCCTGA
- the dapD gene encoding 2,3,4,5-tetrahydropyridine-2,6-dicarboxylate N-succinyltransferase, whose protein sequence is MATKPAKKTAAKTAAAKKTAAAPAAVKKPVAAAKVPAVKKPAAKKAPASKTATPAESAAKRSASRDATIARKSLRKPATPGVEELKFGIESAFERRATLTLHELEGSTKPLVGRVIDGLETGEFRVAEPDGHGGWKVNEWLKKAVLLYFRVNDMAVVDARPAPFWDKVESRFAGFDEAKFRRAGVRVVPGAIARRGTYFGKDVVLMPSFTNIGAYVGEGTMVDTWATVGSCAQIGKHCHLSGGAGIGGVLEPLQASPTIIEDHCFIGARSEVVEGFVVGHHSVIGMGVFLGQSTRVYNRATGEISYGSVPPYSVVVSGQLPSKDGSHSLYCAVIVKQVDAKTRSKTSVNDLLRGLAD, encoded by the coding sequence ATGGCCACCAAGCCCGCCAAGAAGACTGCCGCCAAGACCGCGGCAGCCAAGAAGACCGCTGCCGCACCGGCCGCCGTGAAGAAGCCCGTTGCCGCCGCCAAGGTGCCGGCGGTGAAGAAGCCCGCTGCGAAGAAGGCCCCGGCCAGCAAGACCGCCACCCCGGCCGAGAGCGCGGCCAAGCGCAGCGCCAGCCGCGATGCCACCATTGCCCGCAAGTCGCTGCGCAAGCCGGCCACGCCGGGCGTGGAAGAGCTGAAGTTCGGCATCGAGAGCGCCTTCGAGCGCCGTGCCACGCTGACCCTGCATGAGCTGGAAGGCTCGACCAAGCCGCTGGTCGGGCGCGTCATCGACGGCCTGGAAACCGGTGAGTTCCGCGTGGCCGAGCCCGATGGCCACGGCGGCTGGAAGGTCAACGAGTGGCTGAAGAAGGCGGTGCTGCTGTACTTCCGCGTCAACGACATGGCCGTGGTCGACGCGCGTCCCGCACCGTTCTGGGACAAGGTGGAATCGCGCTTTGCCGGTTTCGACGAGGCCAAGTTCCGCCGCGCCGGCGTGCGCGTGGTGCCCGGTGCGATTGCCCGTCGCGGGACGTATTTCGGCAAGGACGTGGTGCTGATGCCGAGCTTCACCAACATCGGCGCCTACGTCGGCGAAGGCACCATGGTGGACACCTGGGCCACGGTGGGTTCGTGCGCGCAGATCGGCAAGCATTGCCACCTGTCCGGCGGCGCCGGCATCGGTGGCGTGCTCGAGCCGCTGCAGGCCAGCCCGACCATCATCGAAGACCATTGCTTCATCGGCGCCCGTTCGGAAGTGGTGGAAGGCTTCGTGGTCGGCCACCACAGCGTGATCGGCATGGGCGTGTTCCTGGGCCAGAGCACGCGCGTGTACAACCGTGCCACCGGCGAAATCAGCTACGGCTCGGTGCCGCCGTACAGCGTGGTGGTGTCCGGCCAGCTGCCGTCCAAGGACGGCTCGCACTCGCTGTACTGCGCGGTGATTGTCAAGCAGGTGGACGCCAAGACCCGCAGCAAGACCAGCGTCAACGACCTGCTGCGCGGTCTGGCGGACTGA
- a CDS encoding Spx/MgsR family RNA polymerase-binding regulatory protein — MTTTVYGLKNCDTCKKATKWLDRFAVPYAFVDYREAKPTPETLVDWAGQAGGFAALVNKSSTTWRQLPDNRKAAASDAEWKLLLREHPQLIKRPVVVTADGVMTQGFTDNGFKQRFGVGA, encoded by the coding sequence ATGACCACCACCGTGTATGGGTTGAAGAACTGCGACACCTGCAAGAAGGCCACCAAGTGGCTGGATCGTTTCGCGGTGCCGTATGCGTTTGTCGACTACCGCGAAGCGAAGCCGACACCGGAAACGCTGGTCGACTGGGCCGGGCAGGCGGGCGGCTTCGCTGCCCTGGTCAACAAATCGTCGACCACCTGGCGGCAGTTGCCGGACAACCGCAAGGCGGCCGCGTCCGATGCCGAGTGGAAGCTGCTGTTGCGGGAGCACCCGCAGTTGATCAAGCGCCCGGTGGTGGTCACCGCCGATGGCGTGATGACCCAGGGCTTCACCGACAACGGCTTCAAGCAGCGTTTCGGGGTGGGCGCGTGA